Within Deferribacterota bacterium, the genomic segment CGGGATTAGTTCAGGGAGTTAATTTCAGAGCTTATATATACTCTAAAGCAAAATATTTGAATATTAAAGGCTACGTTAAGAATCTTAGTGATGGTTCAGTCGAGATACGTGCACAAGGTGATGAGGATTCAATTCAAAAACTTATCGAACATGCAAA encodes:
- a CDS encoding acylphosphatase → MLTYNINVTGLVQGVNFRAYIYSKAKYLNIKGYVKNLSDGSVEIRAQGDEDSIQKLIEHAKVGPPMARVSNIKIKKEDHEKFHDFEIK